The segment TTTTGAAGATGGATCATCATTGTGTGTGGGTTGTTAATTGTGTTGGGGCACTAAACTACAAGTATTTCCTTCTTTTTCTGGTACGTTTGATAATCCTCTTTGTCTTGTAAAAAGTGTATTATAGGTgaaatgtctaaaatacccttcaATGATGATGATGCAGTTTTACACGTTTTTGGAGACAACAGTGGTGACTTTAGCCTTGCTACCACATTTCATAGCATTCTTTAGTGATGGAGAGATTCCCGGGTCACCTAGCACTTTAGCAACAACCTTTCTTGCTTTTGGTATAtcttataacattttaaaatcctttttttttaatgattttataaCCACCCTCTTGTTCACTTATGTAATGATTATTTCTTTTTGCAGTCTTGAATTTGGCTTTTGCTTTAAGCGTGTTGGGGTTTCTTATTATGCACATATCTTTGGTCTCTGCTAATACCACAACAATCGAGGTATTGTGTATTACAACAATGTACTTTCAGTCTTTTTCTTATTAAAGCATTGTACTTTATAAATATAcccaattataacattgtactttcaaaaaaGAAATTGTTAGGACATTAGAGTTTTCAAAACACAATGTTGATAGAAAGAAATGGAAGCaggatgctataataaataaGTCAACGaatgtacattgctatttcttggtCAAATCttgcaatttataatttatttatgtttttgtgATCAGGCATACGAGAAGAAAACCACTCCAAAATGGCGTTATGATCTTGGTCGCAAGAGGAACTTTGAACAGGTATTAAATTATATAATGATATTATATCTACCCCTTGTTCTAAAGTAATTGATAATATTGATCTGAGTCCATGAAATTTGGCTGTTATGTCATTGTTGAAGCGCATGTGAGATGTTTGGTTGTTTCTTTTCGACTTAATCTGGACATAATGACTTAAACTACTTGGCAAACTGTATCAAGACAATAAGTTATTTACCCATTTCCCCCTTCTTTTTTGCATGTATATTGGTTTAATTTATTGAAAAATGTCAGGTATTCGGAACTGTAGAAAAGTATTGGTTCATTCCCGCATACTGTGAAGAAGATTTGAGAAGAATGCCTGCTCTTCAGGGCCTGGAGTATCCATCAAAGCCGGATTTGGATGCCCAAGAATTCTAAAATCATCCAAAAAAAGAAAAGACATGACGTGTTTTTGGTTTATAGCATCACCCTACACTACACCCCCAACACACCTCATGATGTGATGCGCTCAACTGATTTTGGGACCCGTTTTTAACTTGGTTAGAAGTAGCAGAAGGGGGAGGAGGTAAATGTTTATTTGTTGGGGTTGCTCAGGGTTTGTGGAAGGAAAAGTTAGTGTAAGATTTAAGAAAGAAGCTATATAAGAATGTACATTAGTAACATTTTCAACAGTTTTATTCTATTCTCCACACGTGAAATCAACTTTTAACTTTCTGTCACTTTGACCATCAACCTTTGTAGCATTTGGCTATGGATCTGAATCTGATAGAAGCATGATGGAATAGAATTGACCAAATTAGAATATGGAAAATGGAATAGAATCATGAATGCCGTTTGTCAGACAATTTTCGGTATAGCGAAAAGTTGTGTTTGGTTAGAATGTGATTAATATCAACTTGTGGTTTATTTTTACAAACTTACGATTTGATTTCATCATCATTTTGCCATTGAAACTATCCCGGTTAAAATTTTAGCAACGTGCTTTATGACAATTATGTTGACATAGCAATCGTGTTCGGGTAGCTTGCACGAATACAAAGAACTCTAAAGTATTTTTATCAAAATGTGCAATATTTAGAGCATCAATGATACATAGCTCAATCAGAGAGTTAAATGAGATGTCATGTCTAATTATCATTCAATGGATTAAATTCTAAAATTGTTAGATGACATGTTTGACATTATTCAATTGATATGAAGTTTAATGATTATTGACTCTTTAATAGGAAAAATGGAACTTTTTaacttgttaaaaatatatttcatTGAATTTTATAGAGTTTCAATACATTGTAGGAAAATTAATATTGAGTTGTATAGAAAATAAAATGACTATGTGTCAATCTATTAAACTCTAATAAATTTGATACATTGTGGATGCCCTTATACTAACTTGAAAGCATTAAAAATGTTGATATGGCGAGAACATATCTCAACCATATAATTATATAATACAATTATATAGATCTAAAgacttcaaataaaaaaaatcataattatcaATAGGACAATTTACTAAGTTTTcatgtta is part of the Lactuca sativa cultivar Salinas chromosome 7, Lsat_Salinas_v11, whole genome shotgun sequence genome and harbors:
- the LOC111908177 gene encoding probable protein S-acyltransferase 14, with protein sequence MYRSGAVMAWNVFKFCTALRGLGSIMILLVLGVVGVTYYAVVLCNYGPALAAGGLDSLIALLILIIFHTLLVMLLWSYFSVVFTDPGGVPPNYRPLVDQERGEIDTLEASEFGPLNSPDPNNSRIRYCRKCNQLKPPRCHHCSVCGRCVLKMDHHCVWVVNCVGALNYKYFLLFLFYTFLETTVVTLALLPHFIAFFSDGEIPGSPSTLATTFLAFVLNLAFALSVLGFLIMHISLVSANTTTIEAYEKKTTPKWRYDLGRKRNFEQVFGTVEKYWFIPAYCEEDLRRMPALQGLEYPSKPDLDAQEF